Proteins found in one Tsukamurella paurometabola DSM 20162 genomic segment:
- a CDS encoding FAD-binding dehydrogenase, with the protein MEAQHTGPDGFDPDAIVVGAGLAGLVAAYELSRAGRRVLILDQENRNNLGGQAFWSLGGLFLVDSPEQRRLGIKDSKELALQDWFGSAGFDRDDQDHWPRQWARAYVDFATHRKRDYLRRLGLGFTPVVGWAERGGGAADGHGNSVPRFHLTWGTGPEVVRVFREPVERAEAHGLIRFAFRHRVDELLREDDGAVTGVRGALLAETDLERGVASNRDVVGDFEYRAPAVLVTSGGIGHNFDLMKKYWPTERLGAFPQHMIAGVPAHVDGRMLDISEAAGANIVNRDRVWAYTEGIHNWDPIWPQHAIRIIPGPSSLWFDANGNRFAAPNFPGFDTNSTMKAILETGFDYSWFVLTETIIEKEFALSGSEQNPDITEKDLKLALGRVKSKGAPGPVEAFKQHGEDFIVADTLDELVAGMNRIGRGGHIDVGRLREQIVARDREVANGFSKDAQLQAVHNARNYLGDKVVRVAKPHRILDPEHGPLIAVRLNILSRKTLGGLETDLSARVLGADGAPVPGLYAAGEVAGFGGGGVHGYNALEGTFLGGCIFSGMTAGRAAAAAIGDPTEGQKA; encoded by the coding sequence ATGGAGGCGCAGCACACCGGCCCCGACGGATTCGATCCCGATGCGATCGTGGTGGGGGCCGGCCTCGCCGGCCTGGTCGCCGCGTACGAGCTGTCCCGGGCCGGCCGACGAGTGCTGATCCTCGACCAGGAGAACCGCAACAACCTCGGGGGCCAGGCCTTCTGGAGCCTCGGCGGCCTGTTCCTGGTCGATTCACCCGAGCAGCGCCGCCTCGGCATCAAGGACTCGAAGGAACTGGCACTGCAGGATTGGTTCGGCTCCGCCGGATTCGATCGCGACGATCAGGACCACTGGCCCAGGCAATGGGCCCGCGCGTACGTCGACTTCGCGACCCACCGCAAGCGGGACTACCTCCGCAGGCTGGGCCTCGGCTTCACCCCCGTGGTCGGGTGGGCCGAACGGGGCGGCGGCGCGGCCGATGGCCACGGCAACTCGGTGCCCCGCTTCCACCTCACCTGGGGCACCGGGCCCGAGGTGGTCCGCGTATTCCGCGAGCCCGTCGAGCGGGCCGAAGCGCACGGCCTCATCCGATTCGCCTTCCGGCACCGGGTGGACGAGCTGCTGCGCGAGGACGACGGTGCGGTGACCGGCGTGCGCGGTGCCCTCCTCGCCGAGACCGATCTGGAGCGCGGCGTCGCCTCGAACCGGGACGTGGTGGGTGATTTCGAGTACCGTGCCCCGGCGGTGCTGGTCACCTCCGGTGGCATCGGCCACAACTTCGACCTGATGAAGAAGTACTGGCCCACTGAGCGTCTCGGCGCTTTCCCGCAGCACATGATCGCCGGCGTCCCAGCGCATGTCGATGGCCGGATGCTGGACATCTCGGAAGCGGCCGGCGCGAACATCGTCAATCGGGACCGGGTCTGGGCCTACACCGAGGGCATCCACAACTGGGACCCGATCTGGCCGCAGCACGCCATCCGGATCATCCCGGGACCCTCGTCGCTGTGGTTCGACGCCAACGGCAACCGCTTCGCCGCGCCCAACTTCCCCGGCTTCGATACCAACTCGACGATGAAGGCGATCCTCGAGACCGGCTTCGACTACTCGTGGTTCGTGCTCACCGAGACCATCATCGAGAAGGAGTTCGCGCTCTCCGGTTCCGAGCAGAATCCCGACATCACCGAGAAGGACCTCAAGCTCGCCCTGGGACGGGTGAAATCCAAGGGCGCACCCGGCCCGGTCGAAGCCTTCAAGCAGCACGGCGAGGACTTCATCGTGGCCGACACGCTGGACGAACTGGTCGCCGGAATGAACCGGATCGGTCGCGGCGGGCATATCGACGTGGGGCGCTTGCGCGAGCAGATCGTGGCCCGCGATCGCGAGGTGGCCAACGGGTTCAGTAAGGACGCCCAGCTGCAGGCCGTGCACAATGCGCGGAATTACCTGGGCGACAAGGTGGTGCGCGTCGCCAAACCGCATCGGATTCTCGATCCCGAGCATGGACCGCTCATCGCCGTGCGACTGAACATCCTCTCCCGCAAGACCCTCGGTGGTCTTGAAACGGACCTTTCGGCCCGCGTTCTCGGTGCCGACGGTGCGCCCGTCCCCGGCCTGTACGCCGCGGGGGAGGTAGCGGGCTTCGGCGGCGGCGGAGTGCACGGCTACAACGCCTTGGAGGGCACCTTCCTCGGCGGGTGCATATTCTCGGGAATGACGGCCGGACGCGCCGCCGCCGCAGCGATCGGCGATCCGACGGAAGGACAGAAGGCATGA
- the leuA gene encoding 2-isopropylmalate synthase — MSPAADSYTSGVSKISTPAGPRNPGQPAWNPQRSSAMPNHRYRPFADEVEQISLPDRTWPDNVADTAPLWCAVDLRDGNQALIDPMSPARKRRMFDLLVRMGYKEIEVGFPSASQTDFDFVREIIEDGAIPDDVTIQVLVQCRDELIERTFEACQGAKNVIVHFYNSTSVLQRRVVFRADKAAIKKIATDAAHKVLEEQKKYPDTAWRYQYSPESYTGTELSFAKEVCDAVTEIIAPTPENPMILNLPATVEMATPNVYADSIEWMSRNLDRRDSVILSLHPHNDRGEGVAAAELGYLAGADRIEGCLFGNGERTGNVCLVTLGLNMFSRGIDPQINFADIDEIRRTVEYCNQLPVPERHPYGGDLVYTAFSGSHQDAINKGLDQMKIDADEADKDVDDILWQVPYLPIDPKDVGRSYEAVIRVNSQSGKGGVAYIMKSDHGLALPRRLQIEFSQSVQKITDGEGGEVTPKEMWDVFAGEYIDPILPLERMRQKVTASEIDGAVDRIEAVVKVEGKEQEISGEGNGPLAAFVDAIGTVGFDVRVLDYSEHALSAGDDAQAAAYVEAIVRVGDEDRTVWGVGIAPSITTASLRAVVSAVNRAHGSVRASQEAVGEASTRTWAP, encoded by the coding sequence ATGAGCCCTGCAGCCGATTCCTACACCTCCGGCGTATCGAAGATCTCCACTCCGGCCGGCCCGCGCAACCCCGGGCAGCCCGCGTGGAACCCCCAGCGTTCCTCGGCCATGCCGAACCACCGGTACCGCCCGTTCGCCGACGAGGTCGAACAGATCTCCCTGCCTGATCGCACCTGGCCCGACAACGTCGCCGACACCGCGCCCCTGTGGTGCGCCGTGGACCTGCGCGACGGCAACCAGGCGCTGATCGATCCCATGAGTCCCGCCCGCAAGCGGCGCATGTTCGACCTCCTGGTTCGTATGGGCTACAAGGAGATCGAGGTCGGCTTCCCCTCTGCCAGCCAGACCGACTTCGACTTCGTCCGCGAGATCATCGAAGACGGTGCGATCCCCGACGACGTCACCATCCAGGTATTGGTGCAGTGCCGTGATGAACTGATCGAGCGCACCTTCGAGGCGTGCCAGGGCGCGAAGAACGTGATCGTGCACTTCTACAACTCCACCTCGGTGTTGCAACGCCGCGTGGTCTTCCGCGCCGATAAGGCTGCGATCAAGAAGATCGCCACCGACGCCGCCCACAAGGTGCTGGAGGAACAGAAGAAGTACCCCGACACCGCCTGGCGCTACCAGTACTCCCCCGAGTCGTACACCGGGACCGAGCTCTCCTTCGCCAAGGAGGTCTGCGACGCGGTCACCGAGATCATCGCTCCCACACCGGAGAACCCGATGATCCTGAACCTACCCGCCACCGTCGAGATGGCGACCCCGAACGTGTACGCCGATTCCATCGAGTGGATGAGCCGCAACCTGGATCGACGCGATTCGGTGATCCTGTCGCTGCACCCGCACAACGACCGCGGCGAGGGCGTGGCGGCTGCCGAGCTCGGCTACCTGGCCGGCGCCGACCGCATCGAGGGCTGTCTGTTCGGCAACGGTGAGCGCACCGGCAACGTCTGCCTGGTGACCCTGGGGCTGAACATGTTCAGCCGGGGCATCGATCCGCAGATCAATTTCGCCGACATCGACGAGATCCGCCGCACCGTCGAGTACTGCAATCAGTTGCCGGTACCCGAGCGGCACCCGTACGGCGGCGATCTGGTGTACACCGCGTTCTCCGGTAGCCATCAGGACGCGATCAACAAGGGCCTCGATCAGATGAAGATCGACGCCGACGAGGCCGACAAGGACGTCGACGACATCCTGTGGCAGGTCCCCTACCTGCCGATCGACCCGAAGGATGTGGGTCGCTCCTACGAAGCCGTGATCCGCGTCAACAGCCAGTCCGGCAAGGGCGGTGTCGCCTACATCATGAAGTCCGACCACGGCCTGGCGTTGCCCCGCCGCCTGCAGATCGAGTTCAGTCAGTCGGTGCAGAAGATCACCGATGGCGAGGGCGGCGAGGTGACGCCCAAGGAGATGTGGGATGTGTTCGCCGGCGAGTACATCGATCCGATCCTGCCGCTCGAGCGCATGCGCCAGAAGGTCACCGCCTCGGAGATCGACGGAGCTGTTGACCGTATCGAGGCAGTGGTCAAGGTCGAAGGCAAGGAGCAGGAGATCTCGGGCGAGGGCAACGGCCCGCTCGCGGCCTTCGTCGACGCCATCGGCACCGTGGGCTTCGATGTGCGGGTGCTCGACTACAGCGAGCACGCCCTGTCGGCCGGTGACGACGCGCAGGCCGCTGCCTATGTCGAGGCCATCGTGCGTGTGGGCGACGAGGATCGCACCGTGTGGGGCGTGGGCATCGCACCGTCGATCACCACGGCCTCTCTGCGCGCCGTGGTCTCCGCGGTCAACCGCGCGCACGGCAGCGTACGAGCGAGCCAGGAAGCCGTCGGAGAGGCGTCGACGCGGACCTGGGCTCCGTAA
- a CDS encoding DMT family transporter — protein sequence MSQQDSATLIGYRPIPPSPASGGLLWGLVGVIAFSFSIPLTRVAVAGGGLPPLFVGAGRAVVAAALAGFALIITRQALPRGTQWIRVALVASGVVIGFPVLTSFALTSATASHGAVVIALLPVATAVVAVRRGGERPPLRFWLAAVAGALAAVAFAVIQGGGIGSLQLSDLLLFGAVVAAAVGYAEGGLLSRELGAWQTISWALIVAFPVMLVLTACSARGGLHSTANGWLAFVYLGVVSMYLGFFAWYRGLAIGPMTTVSQVQLAQPVFGIAWAALLLGEHIGWSTIIGGLAVIACAVLAVRTRTVRPTSARTRATRDG from the coding sequence ATGAGTCAACAGGATAGCGCTACTCTCATCGGGTACCGACCGATACCGCCGTCGCCAGCGTCCGGCGGGCTGCTGTGGGGCCTGGTCGGCGTGATCGCCTTCTCCTTCTCGATCCCGCTCACCCGCGTCGCGGTCGCAGGCGGCGGGCTTCCGCCGCTGTTCGTCGGGGCCGGTCGCGCCGTGGTGGCGGCGGCCCTCGCCGGCTTCGCCCTGATCATCACCCGGCAGGCCCTGCCGCGCGGCACGCAATGGATCAGGGTCGCGCTGGTGGCCTCGGGGGTGGTGATCGGCTTTCCGGTGCTCACCTCGTTCGCCCTCACCTCGGCCACGGCCTCGCACGGCGCCGTGGTGATCGCATTGCTCCCTGTGGCGACGGCCGTGGTCGCGGTCCGGCGGGGCGGTGAGCGCCCACCTCTGCGCTTCTGGCTAGCGGCTGTAGCAGGAGCGCTGGCCGCGGTCGCCTTCGCGGTGATACAGGGCGGCGGGATCGGCTCGCTCCAACTGTCTGACCTGCTGCTCTTCGGTGCCGTCGTGGCCGCGGCCGTCGGCTACGCGGAAGGGGGCTTGTTGTCGCGGGAACTCGGTGCCTGGCAGACGATTTCGTGGGCCTTGATCGTCGCTTTCCCGGTGATGCTGGTACTCACGGCATGCAGCGCCCGGGGCGGGCTGCACTCGACTGCGAACGGTTGGCTGGCCTTCGTCTACCTCGGCGTAGTGAGCATGTACCTCGGCTTCTTCGCCTGGTATCGGGGCCTCGCGATCGGCCCCATGACCACCGTCAGCCAGGTCCAGCTGGCACAACCCGTCTTCGGGATCGCCTGGGCGGCTCTGCTTCTAGGCGAGCACATCGGCTGGTCCACGATCATCGGCGGCTTGGCCGTGATCGCTTGTGCCGTCCTCGCTGTCCGCACCCGTACTGTTCGCCCGACGTCGGCGCGAACGCGGGCAACCCGCGATGGGTGA
- a CDS encoding SDR family oxidoreductase yields the protein MNARTALVTGASSGIGLEVAKLLVQKGYRVIGTSRNPDTIAADKRLPGVEYLALDLADRDSVAACAQAAGDVDIVVNNAGESQSGPLEELPADAVDRLFQTNVFGAVQLTQPLLPGMRERGYGRVIMVGSMLASFPLAFRGSYVAAKAALKGFACAARQELSPFGVWVTTVEPGSIATGIGERRTKYVADDSVYRSDFDTMIDNLDRNERAGITPKQVAEVIVNAIEADPPREFYAVGSNAPLVFLLKRLVPVEVVSKIVAKRHGLQR from the coding sequence ATGAACGCACGCACCGCACTGGTGACCGGAGCATCGTCGGGTATCGGGTTGGAGGTAGCGAAACTGCTGGTGCAGAAGGGGTACCGAGTCATCGGCACCAGTCGGAACCCGGACACCATCGCCGCCGACAAGCGACTGCCGGGTGTCGAATACTTGGCGCTCGATCTGGCCGACCGCGATTCGGTCGCCGCCTGCGCACAGGCTGCGGGCGATGTCGACATCGTGGTGAACAACGCCGGTGAGAGTCAGTCCGGTCCGCTGGAGGAATTGCCCGCCGATGCGGTCGATCGCCTGTTCCAGACCAATGTCTTCGGCGCCGTTCAGCTGACTCAGCCGCTGCTCCCGGGAATGCGTGAGCGCGGCTACGGCAGGGTGATCATGGTGGGCTCCATGCTCGCAAGCTTTCCGCTCGCGTTCCGCGGCTCCTACGTAGCCGCGAAGGCCGCGCTGAAGGGCTTCGCCTGCGCCGCACGCCAAGAACTGTCCCCATTCGGTGTGTGGGTCACCACCGTGGAGCCGGGATCGATCGCCACCGGTATCGGCGAGCGCCGCACCAAGTACGTTGCAGACGATTCGGTGTATCGCAGCGATTTCGACACCATGATCGACAATCTCGACCGTAATGAGCGGGCCGGCATCACCCCGAAGCAGGTGGCCGAGGTGATCGTCAACGCGATCGAGGCCGATCCGCCCCGTGAGTTCTACGCCGTCGGCAGCAACGCTCCGTTGGTCTTCCTGCTCAAGCGATTGGTACCGGTCGAGGTGGTCTCGAAGATCGTCGCCAAGCGGCACGGATTGCAGCGGTAG
- a CDS encoding globin domain-containing protein, producing MLTAAHRAVIRDTLSAVGGAIDTITPNFYRRLFTAHPELERDLFNRGNQAVGAQQRSLAASIAMYATAVIDDSVDASSLLERVANKHASLGVAPEQYPVVYEHLFAAIAEVLGEAVTAEVAQAWTALYWQLAEELIALEAGLYRRAGVAPESVWRTVEVAERRQESPHTVAFVLADPDGFPLPEFAPGQYISVAVPLPDGARQVRQYSLSGAGTGRWRIGVRRDGEVSTHLHEYAFEGTRLSVSPPFGDIVLDSDPSVPLVLASAGIGITPVLGMLYHLAEEGQGRCVTVAHADRTRATHAHRTELSELVQRIPGATLHVWYDGLPDRYPLSDGEHRGRIDVSALTVEPDTHAYLCGPMPFMTGLADQLERRGLPREQVWFEAFTPTV from the coding sequence ATGCTCACCGCAGCGCACCGCGCCGTCATTCGCGACACCCTGTCCGCCGTGGGCGGTGCGATCGACACGATCACACCGAACTTCTACCGTCGCCTGTTCACCGCCCATCCGGAACTGGAACGTGATCTGTTCAATCGCGGTAATCAGGCGGTCGGTGCGCAACAACGCTCACTGGCGGCGTCGATCGCCATGTACGCCACCGCAGTCATCGATGACTCGGTCGATGCATCGTCGTTGCTCGAACGGGTCGCGAACAAGCATGCTTCGCTCGGTGTGGCACCGGAGCAGTATCCGGTGGTGTACGAGCACCTGTTCGCGGCCATCGCCGAGGTGCTCGGCGAGGCCGTGACCGCGGAGGTGGCTCAGGCGTGGACCGCGTTGTACTGGCAGCTGGCCGAGGAACTGATCGCCCTCGAAGCCGGACTGTATCGCCGTGCCGGGGTCGCGCCGGAGTCGGTGTGGCGCACGGTCGAGGTGGCCGAGCGCCGGCAGGAATCGCCGCATACCGTGGCCTTCGTCCTGGCCGACCCCGACGGCTTTCCTCTCCCTGAATTCGCGCCCGGACAATATATCTCGGTAGCAGTGCCACTTCCGGACGGAGCCCGTCAGGTTCGGCAGTACAGCCTTTCCGGGGCGGGTACCGGTCGCTGGCGGATCGGGGTTCGACGAGACGGAGAGGTCTCGACGCACCTGCACGAGTACGCCTTCGAGGGGACGCGGTTGTCAGTGTCGCCTCCCTTCGGCGACATCGTGCTCGACAGCGATCCTTCGGTACCGCTGGTGCTCGCCTCCGCGGGAATCGGCATCACGCCCGTGCTCGGCATGCTGTACCACCTCGCCGAGGAGGGGCAGGGGCGGTGCGTCACGGTGGCGCACGCCGACCGCACGCGGGCGACACACGCGCACCGCACCGAACTGTCCGAGCTGGTGCAGCGGATTCCCGGTGCCACGTTGCACGTCTGGTACGACGGCCTTCCCGATCGGTATCCGCTCTCTGACGGTGAGCACCGCGGACGCATCGACGTCTCGGCGCTGACCGTTGAGCCCGATACCCACGCCTACCTGTGCGGTCCGATGCCGTTCATGACGGGGCTCGCAGACCAGTTGGAACGACGAGGATTACCGCGCGAGCAGGTGTGGTTCGAAGCGTTCACTCCCACGGTGTGA
- a CDS encoding winged helix DNA-binding domain-containing protein produces MPKLSNDQIIGFRLRTHGLAERLAEREFSRAAGRCGIQDSPPGSALLALHARVRGVAVDTLDEALESRELLRTWCMRGAPFLVPTAEAAVFTTGVLPPTEDAARHLIQGVGPALDGLGLTLDEAVDLTARHTAAVLSGRRLAIAQLGVEVAAAIAPELGADQRERWEAEGPHAAGQPLGEAVVHFCVRVLALRGQVCFAPRDGNTAPFALTDDWLPAPIPARTPEDARAGLFRRFLRCYGPTTRADFAAWIGVRAADVDPWWDTLADQLERVDTEGARAWAHADDLTELRETSLPTGVRLLPPRDPYTQARDRAVILAPEHHRAVWKPVGEPGTVLLDGRIVGLWRPRKRSDHLTLTVTPFTPLSASDRASVSVEAEAVGALRGATSTVVAFDS; encoded by the coding sequence GTGCCGAAGCTGTCGAACGATCAGATCATCGGATTCCGCCTGCGCACGCACGGCCTCGCGGAGCGCCTTGCCGAGCGCGAGTTCAGCCGCGCCGCAGGGCGGTGCGGCATCCAGGACAGCCCGCCCGGCTCGGCCCTCCTCGCGCTGCACGCCAGAGTGCGCGGCGTGGCCGTCGACACCCTCGATGAGGCTCTCGAATCGCGAGAGCTGCTGCGCACCTGGTGCATGCGTGGCGCACCGTTCCTCGTGCCCACCGCCGAGGCGGCGGTCTTCACCACCGGGGTCCTGCCGCCCACCGAAGACGCAGCGCGGCACCTGATCCAGGGCGTGGGCCCGGCGCTCGACGGGCTCGGCCTCACCCTCGACGAGGCCGTCGACCTCACCGCGAGGCACACCGCCGCGGTACTCAGCGGTCGCAGGCTCGCGATCGCGCAACTCGGCGTAGAGGTCGCCGCCGCGATCGCGCCCGAGCTCGGCGCGGACCAGCGCGAGCGCTGGGAGGCGGAGGGCCCGCACGCGGCCGGCCAACCGCTGGGCGAGGCCGTGGTGCACTTCTGCGTTCGCGTCCTCGCCCTGCGCGGCCAGGTCTGTTTCGCACCCCGCGACGGCAATACCGCGCCCTTCGCCCTCACCGACGACTGGCTCCCGGCTCCGATCCCCGCGCGCACACCCGAGGACGCGCGCGCCGGCCTCTTCCGCCGGTTCCTCCGCTGTTACGGTCCCACCACGCGTGCGGATTTCGCAGCGTGGATCGGCGTTCGTGCCGCCGACGTGGACCCGTGGTGGGACACACTCGCAGACCAGCTCGAACGCGTCGACACCGAGGGCGCTCGCGCCTGGGCACACGCCGACGACCTCACCGAGCTCCGCGAGACCTCGCTCCCCACGGGCGTGCGCCTCCTTCCGCCGCGGGACCCGTACACGCAGGCGCGCGACCGCGCGGTGATCCTCGCGCCGGAGCACCACCGCGCCGTCTGGAAGCCGGTCGGCGAGCCCGGAACGGTCCTGCTCGACGGGCGCATCGTCGGGCTCTGGCGCCCACGCAAGCGGAGCGATCATCTCACGCTCACCGTCACACCGTTCACGCCTCTCTCCGCGTCCGACCGCGCCTCCGTGAGCGTCGAAGCGGAGGCGGTCGGCGCACTCCGCGGCGCCACGTCCACGGTGGTCGCGTTCGACTCCTAA
- a CDS encoding PLP-dependent aminotransferase family protein, with product MSNDSSDGRLATTLRTWIESAPPGAQLPSTRSLVTAHQVSPVTVQRALRTLSAQGLIESRPGVGTFVRRERATRPVDFGWQTAALGVQGRRTPGTPTALRPNDGDAIALQSGYPARELLPERLVRTAFARAARNEALLDRTPSAGIDGLRSWFATELQSLTPARAAPAVARDVVVTPGSQGGLLTAFRALVGAGRPLLMESPTYWGAILAAESAAVDVIPVPSGPDGPDPDVVERILAETGARAFYAQPAFASPTGAVWSTERSERILDAVRAAGAFLIEDDYARDFGIDAEPTPLAARDDSGHVVYIRSLSKSVAPAVRVAAIIARGPARDRILADIQADAMYTSGVLQTVALDVITQPAWRTHVRRLGRQLGERRDLLLRSLRDHAPSVTVNRVPRGGLALWARLPDDVDLAALVDECRRNGLIVGSGDEWFPAEPTGNHLRLAYAGPEPSRFEEAAKILGAALTR from the coding sequence ATGTCCAACGATAGCAGCGACGGCCGCTTGGCGACGACGCTTCGCACCTGGATCGAGTCGGCACCGCCCGGTGCACAGCTCCCGTCCACCCGAAGCCTGGTGACGGCACACCAGGTCAGTCCCGTCACGGTGCAGCGCGCCCTGCGTACACTCAGCGCGCAAGGACTGATCGAATCTCGACCCGGTGTAGGAACTTTCGTGCGCAGAGAGCGAGCTACCCGGCCTGTCGATTTCGGTTGGCAGACCGCGGCACTCGGCGTACAGGGGCGGCGCACACCTGGTACGCCCACCGCGCTCCGGCCGAACGACGGCGACGCCATCGCCCTTCAGTCGGGATACCCCGCTCGCGAACTGCTACCCGAACGACTCGTGCGTACTGCCTTCGCCCGAGCGGCGCGCAATGAGGCCTTGCTCGATCGCACGCCCAGCGCGGGGATCGACGGATTGCGCTCCTGGTTCGCCACCGAATTGCAGTCGCTCACACCCGCCCGAGCGGCGCCCGCGGTGGCCCGTGACGTGGTGGTGACTCCCGGCAGCCAGGGCGGCCTCCTCACAGCCTTCCGCGCCCTCGTCGGCGCGGGCCGGCCGCTCCTGATGGAGTCGCCCACCTATTGGGGCGCCATCTTGGCGGCCGAGAGCGCCGCTGTCGACGTGATTCCGGTTCCCAGCGGACCCGACGGCCCTGACCCCGACGTGGTCGAGCGCATCCTCGCCGAGACCGGGGCTCGCGCCTTCTACGCGCAGCCCGCCTTCGCCAGCCCGACCGGCGCGGTGTGGAGTACCGAACGGTCGGAACGCATCCTGGACGCGGTACGCGCCGCCGGGGCATTCCTCATCGAGGACGACTACGCCCGGGATTTCGGGATCGACGCGGAGCCGACGCCGCTGGCCGCCCGCGATGATTCCGGTCATGTCGTGTACATCCGGTCGCTGAGCAAATCGGTAGCGCCGGCGGTCAGGGTGGCGGCGATCATCGCGCGAGGCCCTGCCCGCGACCGGATCCTGGCCGATATCCAGGCCGACGCGATGTACACGAGCGGCGTTCTGCAAACCGTGGCACTCGATGTGATCACGCAGCCTGCGTGGCGCACTCATGTCCGGCGGCTAGGGCGACAACTCGGCGAGCGCCGAGACCTCTTGCTGCGCTCCCTCCGCGACCACGCACCGTCGGTCACGGTGAACCGGGTGCCACGCGGCGGGCTCGCCCTCTGGGCACGACTGCCCGACGACGTGGACCTGGCTGCTCTCGTGGACGAGTGCCGGCGGAACGGGCTCATCGTGGGTTCCGGCGACGAATGGTTCCCCGCCGAACCCACGGGGAATCATCTGCGGCTGGCGTACGCCGGACCTGAGCCCTCCCGGTTCGAGGAGGCGGCGAAGATCCTGGGGGCCGCCCTCACCCGGTGA
- a CDS encoding TetR/AcrR family transcriptional regulator, which produces MAKGDRTRARSVERFLDAGLAVFAERGFHAASMDEICTRAGLSRGAFYSNFPGKEALFLALFDRHAEHQIGRIAAAIDAAPTLDEAIASAALAAGADDPNERRWSLLTTEFTIYAARDDEAAARLTAHDRAVRARLADAIARFDVPPADAEALARFAIALYEGVMTTRLVDGDSAAAHGLLTRFLPAGLSTLAREPR; this is translated from the coding sequence ATGGCGAAGGGCGACAGAACACGGGCGCGCAGCGTCGAGCGCTTCCTGGACGCGGGACTCGCCGTGTTCGCCGAGCGCGGCTTCCACGCCGCCTCGATGGACGAGATCTGCACCCGTGCCGGGCTCTCCCGCGGCGCCTTCTACTCCAACTTCCCGGGTAAGGAGGCCCTGTTCCTCGCACTGTTCGACCGCCACGCCGAACACCAGATCGGCCGCATCGCCGCTGCCATCGACGCGGCACCCACGCTCGACGAGGCGATCGCCAGCGCCGCGCTCGCCGCCGGCGCCGACGATCCGAACGAGCGCCGCTGGTCGCTACTCACCACCGAGTTCACCATCTACGCCGCGCGTGACGACGAGGCCGCGGCCAGGCTCACCGCGCACGACCGCGCCGTGCGAGCCCGGCTCGCCGACGCGATCGCCCGGTTCGATGTGCCACCCGCGGACGCGGAGGCGTTGGCCCGCTTTGCGATCGCGCTCTACGAAGGCGTGATGACGACTCGCCTGGTCGACGGCGATTCGGCCGCTGCACACGGGCTCCTCACCCGGTTCCTCCCGGCCGGCCTGAGCACACTGGCACGCGAACCGCGCTAG